The Microbacterium sp. SORGH_AS_0862 region TGCCCCCGCTGACGACCGTCCGCCAGGATTTCTCGGCTCTGGGCGAGCTTGCGCTGCAACTCGTGATCGCTGCCATCGACGGCGAGGATCACACCCGGCACGATCGCATCGCGCCGGTCCTGGTCGTGCGTTCGTCCACGGCGTCCGCGCCGCGCGACTGAGTCGCCTGCCATGCGTTGTTAGGCGCAACAAATGTTCGCGGTAACGGAAAAATAACGAATCGCCCCGAAAGAGTTGCGAAGTCGCATTGTTAGCGCGCACAATGTGGCTACCCGACGTTCCCGCTGGGGGCACACGGACCACCTCTTCGACGATGAGCGTCGGGGAGTCTCAAGGAGGAGATCACATGGCACACAACAAGCGCGCACTGGGCATGCTGGGATTCATCGGCGTGGGGGCTCTCGCGCTGGGTCTGGCCGGCTGCTCGAGCGGTGACGCAGAGGCCGGCGGCGACGCGACCGGCGGCAGCGGCAGCGGCGACCTCACCACGGTCGGTTTCGTCGCGGTGGGCCCCGAGGGCGGCTGGCGCAACGCCAACGAGCAGGCCATCAAGGACGCCTTCACCGAGGACGCCGGCTTCGAGCTCAAGTACGCCCCCGCCGCCAGCCCGAGCGACCAGAAGTCGCAACTGGACGCCTTCTCGACGTTCGTCAACGACGAGGTCGACGTCATCCTGCTCACCGCCACCGAGGCATCGGGCTGGGAGGACTCGCTCAAGCTCGCCAAGGAGGCCGAGATCCCGGTCATCCTGCTCGACCGCGGTGTCGACGCTCCCGAGGACCTCTACGTCACCCGCATCGCGCCCGACAACGTGCAGGTCGCGAAGTCGGTCGGCGAGTGGGCGACCACCGCGTTCCCCGAGGGCGCCAACTACTTCGTCCTCGAGGGCGTTCCGGGTCTCTCGGTCGTCAACGAGCGCAACGAGGGCTTCGACGAGGCGCTCGGCGGCGCGTCCGGCTGGAACAAGGTCGGCGCACAGACCGCCAACTGGAAGACGGATGAGGGCAAGTCGGTCATCGAGACCGTCCTGAAGGCCAACAACAACGACATCCAGTTCATCTTCGCTCAGAACGACGAGATGGGCATCGGCGCGGCGCAGGCCGTGACGGCGGCGGGCCTCAAGCCCGGCACCGACGTGAAGATCGCCACGATCGACGGCACCAAGGGCGCGCTCGAGGCTCTCTCCAAGGGTGACCTGAGCTTCGTCGCTCAGTACAACCCGTTCTTCGGCACCGACGCCGTCGACGCCGTCAAGAAGGCCCTCGCGGGCGACAAGGTCGACTCGACCATCATCGTCAAGAGCGCCACGTTCGACTCGCCCGAGGCGGCGGACAAGGCGCTCGCCGACGGCCTCGCCTTCTGAGCGCCGGAAGCACGCACTAAACCGCGCCGGCAGGCAGAGCGGGGATCGCCCCGGGCGATCCCCGCTCTCCGTCCGGCCCCAAGGGCATCAGCCCCGTAGCGAGGAAGCTCGTCAGTGATGACCGAATCACCCCCGATCGTCGAAGTCCGCGGCGCATCGATCACCTTCCCCGGCGTCAAAGCCCTCGACGCCGTGAACTTCCGACTCCTCCCCGGAGAAGTCCACACCCTGATGGGTGAGAACGGCGCAGGCAAGTCGACGCTGATCAAGGCGCTGACCGGCGTGTACCAGATCGACTCGGGATCGATCCTCGTGGGCGGCGTCGAGCGGCGCCTGACCGGCACCAAGTCGGCGCAGGACGCCGGTATCTCGACGGTCTACCAAGAGGTCAACCTCTGCACGAACCTCACGATCGGCGAGAACGTCATGCTGGGCCACGAGGTGCGCGGCCCGCTCGGCATCAACTGGCGCAAGACGCACGCCCGGGCCGCCGAGGCCCTCTCGCGCATGGGTCTCGGTCATCTCGACCCCCGCGCCCCCTTGGCCTCCATCTCGATCGCCCTGCAGCAGCTCGTGGCCATCAGTCGCGCCATGGTCACCGAATCCAAGGTGCTCATCCTCGACGAGCCGACCTCGAGCCTGGACTCCGCCGAGGTCGAGGTGCTCTTCGGCGTCATCCGCAGTCTCCGCGACCAGGGCGTCGCCATCCTCTTCGTCTCGCACTTCCTCGACCAGGTGTATGCGATCAGCGATCGCATCACGGTTCTGCGCAACGGGGCGTTCGTGGGGGAGTACCTCACCCACGAGCTCGACCGCACGCAGCTCATCTCGAAGATGATCGGCAAGGACCTCGACGCGCTTCGGGCCCTCGGCTCCAACCGTCAGGTCGACGAGCGCGACCGAACGGACACCCCCGTCTACAGCGCGCAGGGGCTGGGTCGTAAGGGCGCACTGAACCCGA contains the following coding sequences:
- a CDS encoding ABC transporter substrate-binding protein → MAHNKRALGMLGFIGVGALALGLAGCSSGDAEAGGDATGGSGSGDLTTVGFVAVGPEGGWRNANEQAIKDAFTEDAGFELKYAPAASPSDQKSQLDAFSTFVNDEVDVILLTATEASGWEDSLKLAKEAEIPVILLDRGVDAPEDLYVTRIAPDNVQVAKSVGEWATTAFPEGANYFVLEGVPGLSVVNERNEGFDEALGGASGWNKVGAQTANWKTDEGKSVIETVLKANNNDIQFIFAQNDEMGIGAAQAVTAAGLKPGTDVKIATIDGTKGALEALSKGDLSFVAQYNPFFGTDAVDAVKKALAGDKVDSTIIVKSATFDSPEAADKALADGLAF
- a CDS encoding sugar ABC transporter ATP-binding protein yields the protein MTESPPIVEVRGASITFPGVKALDAVNFRLLPGEVHTLMGENGAGKSTLIKALTGVYQIDSGSILVGGVERRLTGTKSAQDAGISTVYQEVNLCTNLTIGENVMLGHEVRGPLGINWRKTHARAAEALSRMGLGHLDPRAPLASISIALQQLVAISRAMVTESKVLILDEPTSSLDSAEVEVLFGVIRSLRDQGVAILFVSHFLDQVYAISDRITVLRNGAFVGEYLTHELDRTQLISKMIGKDLDALRALGSNRQVDERDRTDTPVYSAQGLGRKGALNPTDIEIHRGEVVGFAGLLGAGRTELARLIVGADRADSGTVRIRGKKANIASPVAGLANRIAYSTENRRDDGIIGDLSVRENIMLALQAKRGWLRRVPAREVDALVKTYMERFSVRPNDPDRPIRLLSGGNQQKVLLGRWLATEPELLLLDEPTRGIDVGAKADIQETVAELAEGGMGVVFISSELEEVVRLSERIVILKDHDKIGEVVNGPDVTAERIVSIIAAETEEKAEAQTEALAEGELS